One part of the Nymphaea colorata isolate Beijing-Zhang1983 chromosome 8, ASM883128v2, whole genome shotgun sequence genome encodes these proteins:
- the LOC116258901 gene encoding ABSCISIC ACID-INSENSITIVE 5-like protein 2, whose translation MGETTMTSTNGGQGPLTRQGSLYNLTLDEVQNHLGELGKPLMSMNLEEFLRTITSAEESLGANAVDAADPAQFISSTAVSEIQRQPSFLLNQDLGNKTVDDIWREIQQVQGKIPPEEGKVQRQPTLGEMTLEDFLFRAGALSQNSDPSLAPPAMPLMPVEVMPVPQQDWIEYQLANATAVAASCSSSAPPPPHQNLTGMYMPGFGVGVSSPVLDVGYMENPMTASSPLMAMPLENVDRKRTASDEVRDRAIDRRQKRMIKNRESAARSRARKQAYTSQLEGEVSQLKDVNTRLKKEKELDNILSTQISAPRYQLRRTNSAPV comes from the exons ATGGGAGAGACGACGATGACGTCAACAAACGGAGGTCAGGGGCCTCTAACGAGGCAGGGTTCCTTGTATAATCTGACGTTGGATGAGGTCCAGAACCATTTGGGAGAACTTGGGAAGCCGTTGATGAGCATGAATTTGGAAGAGTTCTTAAGGACGATAACGTCTGCAGAAGAGAGCCTGGGTGCCAACGCCGTGGATGCTGCAGATCCCGCTCAGTTTATCTCTTCTACTGCGGTTTCCGAAATTCAGAGGCAACCCAGTTTTTTGTTGAACCAAGACTTAGGAAACAAGACTGTCGACGACATTTGGAGAGAAATTCAGCAGGTTCAGGGAAAGATCCCGCCGGAGGAAGGGAAGGTTCAACGGCAGCCGACGCTGGGAGAGATGACGCTTGAAGATTTCTTGTTCCGGGCGGGTGCTTTAAGCCAAAACTCGGATCCTTCTCTTGCTCCCCCGGCAATGCCGCTGATGCCGGTTGAAGTGATGCCTGTTCCTCAGCAGGATTGGATAGAATATCAGCTTGCCAATGCAACTGCCGTCGCGGCTTCATGTTCATCTTCAGCTCCGCCTCCACCGCATCAGAATTTGACAGGCATGTATATGCCTGGCTTTGGGGTGGGCGTCAGCAGTCCGGTTTTGGATGTTGGGTACATGGAGAATCCGATGACAGCATCTTCACCGCTCATGGCCATGCCCCTAGAGAATGTAGACAGAAAGCGGACGGCCTCGGATGAAGTCAGGGATAGAGCAATTGACCGGAGGCAGAAACGGATGATCAAGAACAGAGAGTCTGCTGCACGTTCCCGTGCCAGGAAGCAG GCTTATACGAGTCAGCTGGAGGGAGAAGTTTCGCAATTGAAGGATGTGAATACGAGGCTTAAAAAGGAGAAA